In Kangiella koreensis DSM 16069, a single window of DNA contains:
- the glpE gene encoding thiosulfate sulfurtransferase GlpE, which yields MFKRISIEDTKQLMQDKDVLLADIRDPQSFAAGHMPDSRNINNQNAAEFIEESDKDKPLVVVCYHGNSSQPAAQYFAGQGFKEVYSMDGGFELWKLNNPVER from the coding sequence ATGTTTAAAAGAATCAGTATTGAAGATACCAAACAGCTAATGCAAGACAAGGATGTTTTGCTGGCCGATATCCGCGACCCACAATCATTCGCGGCAGGACACATGCCCGACTCCAGGAATATCAATAATCAGAATGCCGCAGAATTTATTGAAGAGTCTGATAAAGATAAACCGCTGGTGGTGGTTTGTTATCACGGCAACAGCAGCCAACCTGCGGCTCAATATTTTGCAGGACAAGGCTTTAAAGAAGTCTACAGTATGGACGGTGGTTTTGAGTTGTGGAAGCTGAATAACCCGGTTGAACGCTAA
- a CDS encoding rhomboid family intramembrane serine protease: MLKDFLSQAGWMTKTLVGISVLVSILTMSGTNEYTLWFAFNWNLILQGEVHRLITPIFLHFMIGAFPIHLLFNMMWLWDQGGSIEKARNGWYLLVIVLITGVASNVGEYFSSIYFGSGRPYLFGGMSGVVYGLLGFNFVRRRFDPFFPVHVHPGLMQFMLLWLVLGFTGLLGNIANAAHLIGLISGGLLGFITAKTRRF; encoded by the coding sequence ATGCTTAAAGATTTTTTATCGCAAGCCGGCTGGATGACTAAAACCTTGGTTGGTATTTCGGTGCTGGTCAGTATTCTGACTATGTCAGGCACAAATGAATACACCTTATGGTTTGCTTTTAACTGGAATCTTATCTTACAAGGTGAAGTTCACCGACTAATCACCCCCATCTTTTTACACTTTATGATTGGTGCTTTCCCTATTCACTTGTTATTCAACATGATGTGGCTTTGGGATCAGGGTGGCTCTATAGAAAAAGCCAGAAACGGCTGGTACTTATTAGTGATTGTGTTAATTACTGGCGTCGCTTCAAATGTTGGCGAGTATTTTTCCTCAATTTATTTTGGCTCAGGAAGACCATATCTGTTCGGCGGCATGTCAGGCGTCGTTTATGGCCTGTTAGGCTTTAACTTTGTACGCCGTCGTTTCGATCCATTCTTCCCTGTGCATGTCCATCCAGGTCTAATGCAGTTTATGTTGTTATGGCTAGTATTAGGCTTTACTGGGCTACTAGGAAATATCGCCAATGCGGCACACTTAATTGGTTTAATCAGTGGTGGCTTGCTTGGATTCATCACGGCAAAAACCAGAAGGTTTTAG
- a CDS encoding putative signal transducing protein: protein MSLVVAETYPNTMQAHIARGLLESHGINATILHEHTHSTYSFALGEVPLMVDEENYIRAKEILNEELPPDPIESFSA, encoded by the coding sequence ATGTCACTAGTAGTTGCAGAAACCTATCCCAACACCATGCAGGCGCACATCGCTCGCGGTCTTCTTGAATCCCACGGCATTAACGCCACCATCCTGCACGAACACACCCACAGCACCTACTCATTTGCTCTGGGAGAAGTACCGCTAATGGTTGACGAAGAGAACTATATTCGAGCGAAGGAAATATTGAATGAAGAGTTGCCGCCTGATCCGATAGAAAGTTTTTCAGCTTAA
- a CDS encoding GNAT family N-acetyltransferase — protein MISLRWRSWNGLSKKELYDLLQLRLAVFCVEQNCPYQDLDGLDKEAMHLLAYEDGKLVGYLRLFESLEHYHGLAAIGRVCTEGSARKKGLAREMMQLALSYSDEHFAKNIKISAQEYLEDFYSSLDFVTVTEPYLEDGIPHIGMIRQYEDNDA, from the coding sequence TTGATCTCATTACGCTGGCGAAGCTGGAATGGTTTATCCAAGAAAGAGTTGTATGACTTACTGCAGCTTCGCTTGGCTGTGTTTTGCGTTGAGCAAAATTGCCCGTATCAGGATCTGGATGGTCTGGATAAAGAGGCGATGCATTTATTGGCCTATGAGGATGGCAAGCTGGTGGGATATTTGCGTTTGTTTGAGTCGTTGGAACATTATCATGGCTTGGCTGCAATTGGACGCGTCTGCACAGAGGGTTCAGCCCGAAAAAAAGGTTTAGCACGAGAAATGATGCAGCTAGCGTTGAGCTACAGCGATGAACACTTTGCTAAAAACATTAAGATCAGCGCGCAAGAGTATCTTGAAGATTTTTATTCAAGCTTAGATTTTGTCACGGTAACGGAACCCTATCTCGAAGATGGCATCCCACATATAGGCATGATTAGACAATACGAGGATAACGATGCTTAA